The Tigriopus californicus strain San Diego chromosome 5, Tcal_SD_v2.1, whole genome shotgun sequence genome includes a region encoding these proteins:
- the LOC131880664 gene encoding tuftelin-interacting protein 11-like gives MANEDEVLAFTITDQDLADEMHLGFGFGRSSRKRGSQNRAIYGVWAADSDEEDADDHQVQGRASLKKGYTGPVGFVSAGIQGAQPEPASISDDEGAAESRLGPEGRTQPLDSSDEDEGSFRMRPGHRAAPSHHPAQLEAVAGQMAGLRTAQSHARQGDVRLGRGFGDWEKNTRGIGSKLLLKMGYQVGKGLGKSLQGRSDIVEAHLRRGRGAIGAYGREGGGPKATAAAAAAATVDSEEEEDRQFRQARNQWRKEASGGSRTRVKTVYKSADQILAEGQWRKIQPEAPAALNRVKVIDMTGREQRVLSGYHAISAQQLPDDEIEPDQVEFAIPELMHNMDLLVKHCEEDIIQADRKLKHHRNNVELLQKEEEKLSVLVERESNVIQSLESVLTIVEQIESLHESAQLDLVTAQALFQRMSTEFPAEYQDYGLPHIAVTVVSPLLKAEMNEWDVLAQPSRYRPLWLQWKALLNTSGGTPISSVQHEADPFYNLLWESWMIHVRLAIQKWDARNPDQLIDFLKTWTPVVHPSIMENIQNLVVLPKLQSTVESWNPMSDPIPIHAWTHPWLEVLGQRLDVVFPTIKNKLSAALTAWHPSDRSARLILLPWVDVFDSASMYAFLLKNIVPKLEKVFASFEINPSQQNMDVWEWVMDWDGFLPSPTIVNILEKIFFPTWLKVLAQWLNHNPNYTEVTRWFEGWKSELASLKDVLKHQQIWTFLGHALEMMVRAVSGGTPMSLQPGAMEAMQYLKTREMSGKPSFRPTPPPMAAPTNLTSTGSSVGASSLPSASVGFKDLVIRRCEEHNLTFAPRHGRTYQGKQIYQCGRNMLFLDNNVIFVQKKGAWVPSSLNDLMDSS, from the coding sequence ATGGCCAACGAAGATGAAGTCCTGGCCTTCACCATCACCGACCAAGACTTGGCCGATGAGATGCACCTgggctttggctttggccgATCCAGTCGTAAGCGTGGCAGCCAGAATCGAGCCATTTACGGCGTGTGGGCCGCGGATTCCGACGAGGAAGACGCCGATGACCACCAAGTCCAGGGACGGGCCAGTTTGAAGAAGGGCTACACTGGTCCGGTAGGATTCGTTTCGGCCGGGATTCAAGGCGCTCAACCTGAGCCCGCATCAATTTCGGACGACGAAGGGGCCGCTGAGTCGCGCTTGGGACCCGAGGGGCGGACCCAACCTTTGGATTCGAGTGATGAGGACGAGGGATCGTTTCGAATGCGGCCGGGCCATCGAGCCGCCCCCAGTCACCACCCAGCCCAGTTGGAAGCAGTGGCTGGCCAAATGGCCGGTCTGCGCACCGCCCAGTCCCACGCTCGTCAAGGCGATGTCCGCTTGGGACGGGGATTTGGGGATTGGGAGAAGAATACGCGCGGGATCGGATCCAAGTTGTTGCTCAAGATGGGTTATCAAGTGGGAAAAGGTTTGGGAAAGTCTCTCCAAGGTCGATCGGACATCGTGGAGGCTCATTTGCGCCGAGGTCGCGGTGCTATTGGGGCCTATGGACGCGAAGGAGGTGGACCCAAGGCCACCGCCGCAGCCGCCGCAGCCGCCACGGTGGATtcggaagaagaggaggatcGGCAATTTCGGCAAGCCCGCAACCAATGGCGAAAAGAGGCCAGTGGTGGATCTCGAACCCGCGTCAAGACCGTGTACAAAAGCGCTGACCAAATTCTAGCCGAAGGTCAATGGCGGAAGATCCAGCCAGAGGCTCCGGCGGCCTTGAATCGCGTGAAAGTGATCGATATGACGGGTCGCGAACAGCGGGTACTCAGTGGTTATCACGCCATCAGTGCTCAGCAATTGCCCGATGATGAGATCGAACCAGATCAGGTCGAGTTCGCCATCCCTGAGCTGATGCATAACATGGATTTGTTGGTCAAACACTGTGAGGAAGATATCATCCAAGCCGATCGAAAGCTGAAACATCACCGCAACAATGTGGAGCTTCTTCAAAAGGAGGAAGAAAAGCTGTCCGTTTTGGTTGAGCGCGAGTCCAATGTCATCCAGTCTCTGGAATCCGTGCTAACCATCGTGGAACAGATCGAAAGCCTCCATGAAAGCGCTCAGCTGGATTTGGTCACGGCTCAAGCTCTATTTCAACGGATGAGTACCGAGTTTCCGGCCGAGTACCAAGACTACGGCTTGCCCCATATTGCCGTCACCGTGGTTAGTCCATTGCTCAAGGCCGAGATGAATGAGTGGGACGTCTTGGCTCAACCCTCGCGGTATCGACCTCTCTGGTTACAATGGAAGGCATTGTTAAACACTAGTGGTGGCACGCCCATATCATCAGTCCAACACGAAGCCGATCCTTTCTATAACTTGCTATGGGAATCCTGGATGATCCATGTCCGCTTGGCCATTCAAAAGTGGGATGCACGCAACCCTGACCAACTCAttgattttctcaaaacttggACCCCGGTTGTTCATCCCAGCATTATGGAAAACATTCAGAACCTCGTTGTTCTTCCCAAGCTCCAAAGCACCGTCGAATCATGGAACCCCATGTCTGATCCCATTCCGATTCATGCTTGGACGCATCCGTGGTTAGAGGTTTTAGGGCAACGCTTGGACGTTGTGTTTCCCACCATAAAGAACAAGTTGTCCGCCGCACTCACGGCCTGGCATCCCTCGGACCGTAGTGCCCGTCTTATTCTTTTGCCGTGGGTGGATGTTTTTGACTCGGCATCCATGTACGCCTTTCTTCTCAAGAACATTGTACCGAAATTGGAAAAGGTGTTTGCCAGCTTTGAGATTAATCCGAGCCAACAAAACATGGACGTTTGGGAATGGGTCATGGATTGGGATGGGTTCTTGCCTTCACCCACCATTGTCAATATACTGGAGAAAATCTTTTTCCCCACATGGCTTAAGGTCTTGGCCCAATGGCTCAACCATAATCCCAACTATACCGAAGTCACGCGCTGGTTTGAGGGTTGGAAATCCGAATTGGCTAGTTTAAAGGACGTCCTTAAACATCAACAGATTTGGACATTCCTCGGCCATGCTCTGGAAATGATGGTGCGAGCCGTCTCTGGGGGTACGCCAATGTCTTTACAACCCGGTGCGATGGAGGCCATGCAATACCTGAAGACCAGAGAAATGTCCGGCAAACCGTCCTTCCGCCCAACACCGCCCCCGATGGCAGCCCCCACCAATTTGACGTCCACTGGATCATCAGTTGGAGCATCGTCACTGCCGTCAGCCTCTGTAGGCTTCAAAGATCTTGTAATCCGAAGGTGCGAAGAGCATAATTTAACATTTGCCCCCCGTCATGGTCGAACCTACCAAGGCAAACAAATCTATCAATGCGGTCGGAACATGCTGTTTTTGGATAACAATGTCATCTTCGTTCAAAAGAAAGGGGCATGGGTGCCATCATCCCTAAATGACTTGATGGATTCTTCGTGA